The following are from one region of the Escherichia sp. E4742 genome:
- the yehI gene encoding DUF4132 domain-containing protein YehI: MDKELPWLADNAQVELKYKKGKTPLSHRNWPGEPVPVITENLIQTLGDELLQKAGKKKNIVWRYENFSLEWQSAITQAINLIGEHKPSIPARTMAALACIAQNDSQQLLDEIVQQEGLEYATEVVIARQFIARCYESDPLVVTLQYQNEDYGYGYRSETYNEFDLRLRKHLSLAEESCWQRCADKLIAALPGITKVRRPFIALILPEKPEIANELVDLECPRTHFHSKEWLKVVATDPRAVSKLERYWSQDIFSDREASYMSHENRFGYAACAALLREQGLAAVPRLAMYAHKEDCGSLLVQINHPQVIRTLLLVADKNKPSLQRVAKYSKNFPHATLAALAELLALKEPPARPGYPIIEDKKLPAQQKARDEFWHTLLQTLMASQPQLAEEVMPWLSIQARALLNSYLSAPPKQVIDGTDNSNLPEILVSPPWRSKKKMTAPRLDLAPLELTPQVYWQPGERERLAATESARYFSTESLAERMEQKSGRVVLQELGFGDDVWLFLNYVLPGKLDAARNSLIVQWHYYQGRVEEILNGWNSPEAQLAEQALRSGHVEALINTWDIDSYSRYRPEKSVWNLYLLAQLPREIAVTFWLRINEKKHLFAGEDYFLSILGLDALPGLLLAFSHRPKETFPLILNFGATELALPVARIWRRFAAQRDLARQWILQWPEHTASALIPLVFDKPSDNSEAALLALRLLYEQGYGELLQTVANRWQLTDVWPALEQLLKQSPIEIYPPRIPKAPDFWRPTMWSRPRLITDNQPVTNDALEIIGEMLRFTQGGRFYSGQEQLKTFCQPQTLAAFAWDLFTAWQQAGAPAKDNWAFLALSLFGDESTARDLTIQILAWPQEGKSARAVSGLNILTLMNNDMALIQLHHISQRAKSRPLRDNAAEFLQVVAENRGLSQEELADRLVPSLGLDDPQALIFDFGPRQFTVRFDENLTPVIYDQQNVRQKSIPRLRADDDQLKAPEALARLKGLRKDATQISKDLLPRLESALRNTRRWSLEDFHSLFVNHPFTRLVTQRLIWGVYPANEPRRLLNAFRVAAEGEFCNAQDDVIDLPPDCLIGIAHPLEMPTEMRGEFEQLFADYEIIPPFRQLARRTVLLTPDESTSNSLTRWEGKSATVGQLMGMRYKGWESGYEDAFVYDLGEYRLVLKFSPGFNHYNVDSKALMSFRSLRVYRDNKSVTFAELDVFDLSEALSAPDVIFH; this comes from the coding sequence ATGGACAAGGAATTACCGTGGCTGGCGGATAACGCCCAAGTGGAACTGAAATATAAAAAAGGCAAAACACCACTCAGCCATCGCAATTGGCCGGGCGAACCGGTGCCTGTTATCACTGAAAACCTCATCCAGACACTGGGTGATGAATTGCTACAAAAAGCTGGGAAGAAAAAAAACATTGTCTGGCGTTATGAAAATTTTTCACTGGAGTGGCAGTCCGCCATTACGCAGGCGATCAATTTGATTGGTGAGCATAAACCGTCAATCCCGGCCCGCACAATGGCGGCGCTAGCCTGTATCGCGCAAAATGACAGCCAACAGTTGCTCGACGAAATCGTCCAACAAGAGGGACTGGAATATGCGACTGAGGTGGTGATTGCACGCCAGTTTATTGCACGGTGTTATGAGAGTGATCCTCTGGTCGTCACATTACAGTATCAGAACGAGGATTATGGCTATGGTTACCGCTCAGAAACCTATAACGAATTCGATCTCCGACTGCGTAAGCATCTCTCTCTGGCAGAGGAAAGCTGCTGGCAGCGTTGCGCCGACAAACTCATTGCCGCACTGCCAGGAATAACCAAAGTTCGCCGCCCTTTTATTGCGCTGATCCTCCCGGAAAAACCAGAAATCGCCAATGAGTTGGTAGACCTTGAATGCCCGCGGACTCATTTTCATTCTAAGGAGTGGTTAAAAGTTGTTGCTACTGACCCTCGGGCGGTGAGCAAACTCGAACGCTACTGGAGCCAGGATATATTTAGCGATCGCGAAGCCAGCTACATGTCGCATGAAAACCGTTTCGGCTATGCGGCCTGCGCCGCCCTTTTGCGCGAACAAGGACTGGCAGCCGTTCCGCGCCTGGCAATGTATGCCCATAAAGAAGATTGCGGCAGTCTGCTGGTACAAATTAACCATCCGCAAGTCATCCGCACCTTGCTGTTAGTTGCTGATAAAAACAAACCCAGCCTGCAACGTGTGGCTAAATACAGTAAAAACTTCCCCCATGCGACGCTCGCCGCACTGGCAGAACTGCTGGCGTTAAAAGAACCACCTGCGCGCCCCGGTTATCCAATCATTGAAGACAAAAAGCTGCCTGCACAGCAAAAAGCTCGTGATGAATTCTGGCATACGCTGTTACAAACGCTGATGGCATCGCAGCCACAACTGGCAGAAGAGGTCATGCCGTGGTTAAGTATTCAAGCCCGGGCATTGCTGAATAGTTATTTATCGGCACCGCCAAAACAGGTTATTGATGGCACCGATAACAGCAATCTGCCTGAAATCCTCGTTTCACCACCGTGGCGTAGTAAGAAAAAAATGACAGCTCCACGTCTTGATTTGGCACCGCTCGAATTAACTCCGCAAGTTTACTGGCAACCAGGCGAACGAGAGAGGCTTGCCGCCACTGAGTCTGCCCGTTATTTCAGCACGGAATCTCTTGCGGAACGCATGGAACAAAAAAGTGGGCGAGTTGTATTACAGGAACTGGGGTTTGGGGATGATGTATGGCTGTTTCTGAATTATGTACTCCCCGGAAAACTGGATGCTGCACGCAATTCACTCATTGTTCAGTGGCATTACTACCAGGGGCGGGTTGAAGAGATCCTGAATGGCTGGAACTCCCCGGAAGCACAATTAGCAGAACAGGCGCTTCGCAGCGGTCACGTAGAAGCGTTAATTAACACCTGGGATATTGACAGCTACTCGCGTTATCGTCCTGAAAAGAGTGTCTGGAATCTGTATTTATTGGCACAGCTTCCGCGCGAGATAGCAGTGACTTTCTGGTTGCGTATCAATGAGAAAAAACATCTGTTCGCGGGTGAAGACTATTTTCTCAGCATCCTTGGTTTGGATGCGCTACCCGGTCTGTTATTGGCTTTTTCACATCGTCCAAAAGAAACATTTCCGTTAATTTTAAATTTCGGCGCCACCGAACTGGCGCTGCCCGTTGCTCGCATCTGGCGACGTTTCGCGGCGCAGCGTGATCTGGCTCGCCAGTGGATTTTACAATGGCCGGAACATACGGCAAGCGCCCTTATTCCACTAGTCTTTGATAAACCCAGCGACAACAGCGAAGCGGCATTACTTGCCCTGCGTTTACTGTATGAACAGGGATATGGTGAATTACTGCAAACCGTGGCAAACCGCTGGCAGCTTACAGATGTATGGCCTGCCCTGGAACAATTACTTAAACAGAGTCCAATAGAGATTTACCCGCCGCGCATTCCAAAAGCTCCTGATTTCTGGCGTCCGACAATGTGGTCCAGGCCGCGACTTATCACGGATAATCAGCCTGTTACTAATGACGCTCTGGAAATTATCGGCGAAATGCTGCGCTTTACCCAGGGTGGACGTTTTTATAGCGGGCAGGAACAACTGAAAACGTTCTGCCAGCCACAAACACTGGCAGCTTTTGCCTGGGATCTCTTCACCGCTTGGCAACAAGCTGGCGCCCCCGCAAAAGATAACTGGGCATTTCTGGCGTTAAGTCTCTTTGGCGACGAAAGCACGGCACGGGATCTGACGATACAGATCCTCGCCTGGCCACAAGAAGGTAAATCTGCCCGTGCTGTCAGTGGTCTGAATATACTTACCCTGATGAATAATGATATGGCGCTGATACAGCTGCATCATATATCGCAACGGGCGAAATCCCGCCCCTTACGTGATAACGCGGCGGAATTCCTTCAGGTGGTCGCAGAAAATCGCGGGCTAAGCCAGGAAGAGTTAGCGGACAGATTAGTCCCATCACTAGGCCTTGATGATCCGCAGGCGTTGATTTTTGATTTTGGTCCACGGCAGTTTACCGTTCGCTTCGATGAAAACCTCACCCCGGTTATCTACGATCAGCAAAACGTTCGCCAGAAAAGTATTCCCCGGTTGCGAGCCGATGACGATCAACTTAAAGCGCCTGAAGCACTGGCTCGCCTGAAAGGATTGAGAAAAGACGCTACTCAGATCAGCAAAGATCTGTTGCCGCGTCTGGAATCGGCACTGCGCAACACCCGACGCTGGTCGCTGGAAGATTTTCATTCTCTGTTTGTTAATCATCCCTTTACACGTCTGGTTACCCAGCGATTAATATGGGGCGTTTATCCGGCAAATGAACCGCGTCGTTTACTCAATGCCTTTCGTGTGGCCGCAGAGGGGGAATTCTGCAATGCCCAGGACGATGTTATTGATCTACCTCCAGATTGCCTGATTGGCATTGCGCACCCGTTAGAAATGCCAACAGAAATGCGTGGTGAATTTGAACAACTTTTTGCCGATTACGAAATTATTCCGCCATTTCGCCAGTTGGCGCGGCGCACGGTACTGCTCACACCTGACGAGTCAACCAGTAACAGCCTGACTCGCTGGGAAGGTAAATCCGCTACCGTTGGGCAACTTATGGGAATGCGATACAAAGGCTGGGAGTCAGGCTATGAGGACGCATTTGTCTATGATTTGGGCGAGTACCGGCTGGTCCTTAAGTTTTCACCCGGTTTTAACCACTACAATGTTGATAGCAAAGCGCTAATGAGCTTCCGTTCTCTTCGAGTGTACCGTGACAATAAATCCGTCACTTTTGCCGAACTTGATGTGTTTGATTTGAGTGAGGCGTTAAGCGCACCTGACGTCATTTTCCATTAA
- the yehK gene encoding protein YehK, with protein MIVQKELVAIYDYEVPVPEDPFYFRLEIHKCSELFTGSVYRLERFRLRPTFHQRDREDADPLINDALIYIRDECSDERKLRGESPEMVIAIFNRELQNIFNQEIE; from the coding sequence ATGATCGTGCAAAAAGAGCTGGTTGCTATTTACGATTATGAGGTCCCTGTACCTGAAGATCCGTTTTACTTCAGACTTGAGATCCATAAATGCTCTGAATTATTTACAGGTTCCGTCTATCGACTGGAGCGATTCCGGCTACGTCCAACATTTCATCAACGTGATCGAGAAGATGCTGATCCGCTAATAAATGATGCATTGATTTATATAAGAGATGAGTGTAGTGATGAGCGGAAATTACGAGGTGAATCACCTGAAATGGTAATAGCAATTTTTAATCGTGAACTACAGAATATATTCAACCAAGAAATAGAATAA
- a CDS encoding ATP-binding protein codes for MSPQNNHLQRPPAAVLYADELAKLKQNDNEPCPPGWQLSLPAARAFILGDEAQNISRKVVISPSAVERMLVTLATGRGLMLVGEPGTAKSLLSELLATAISGDAGLTIQGGASTTEDQIKYGWNYALLINHGPSTEALVPAPLYQGMRDGKIVRFEEITRTPLEVQDCLLGMLSDRVMTVPELTGEASQLYAREGFNIIATANTRDRGVNEMSAALKRRFDFETVFPIMDFAQELELVASASARLLAHSGIPHKVPDAVLELLVRTFRDLRANGEKKTSMDTLTAIMSTAEAVNVAHAVGVRAWFLANRAGEPADLVDCIAGTIVKDNEEDRARLRRYFEQRVATHKEAHWQAYYQARHRLP; via the coding sequence ATGTCACCGCAGAATAATCATCTGCAGCGTCCGCCTGCTGCTGTCTTATACGCCGATGAACTGGCAAAATTAAAACAAAATGATAACGAACCTTGCCCGCCCGGTTGGCAGTTAAGTTTGCCTGCGGCCCGTGCTTTTATCCTTGGCGACGAAGCGCAAAATATTAGCCGTAAAGTGGTGATTAGTCCCTCCGCTGTCGAACGTATGTTAGTCACTCTTGCCACCGGACGCGGTTTGATGTTGGTGGGGGAACCGGGCACCGCAAAATCTCTCCTGTCTGAATTACTGGCAACCGCTATTAGCGGCGATGCCGGATTAACCATCCAGGGCGGCGCATCTACTACCGAAGATCAAATCAAGTACGGCTGGAACTACGCCCTGCTTATCAATCATGGTCCATCAACGGAAGCGCTGGTCCCTGCCCCGCTTTACCAGGGAATGCGCGACGGCAAAATCGTCCGTTTTGAAGAGATAACGCGTACACCGCTGGAAGTGCAAGACTGTCTGTTAGGTATGCTTTCTGACAGGGTAATGACGGTGCCGGAACTCACTGGTGAAGCCAGTCAGCTCTATGCGCGAGAAGGCTTTAATATTATTGCCACTGCCAATACCCGCGATCGCGGCGTCAATGAGATGAGTGCCGCGCTAAAGCGTCGCTTCGATTTTGAAACTGTCTTTCCGATTATGGATTTCGCCCAGGAGCTGGAACTGGTCGCCAGTGCTTCGGCGCGCTTGCTGGCCCATAGCGGTATTCCGCATAAAGTGCCTGACGCGGTACTGGAGTTACTGGTGCGCACCTTCCGCGATCTGCGTGCCAACGGCGAAAAGAAAACGTCAATGGATACACTGACAGCGATTATGTCCACCGCTGAAGCCGTGAACGTGGCCCATGCTGTGGGCGTCCGCGCCTGGTTTTTAGCGAATCGCGCAGGGGAGCCAGCCGACCTGGTGGACTGTATTGCCGGAACCATCGTCAAAGATAACGAAGAAGATCGCGCTCGTCTGCGCCGTTACTTCGAACAGCGTGTCGCCACACATAAAGAAGCTCACTGGCAGGCTTATTATCAAGCCCGCCACCGTCTGCCGTGA
- a CDS encoding DUF5682 family protein → MSEPLIVGIRHHSPACARLVKSLIESQRPRYVLIEGPADFNDRVDELFLAHQLPVAIYSYCQYQDGAAPGRGAWTPFAEFSPKWQALQAARRIQAQTYFIDLPCWAQSEEEDDSPDTQKESQTLLLRATRMDNSDTLWDHLFEDESQQTALPSALAHYFAQLRGDSPGDALNRQREAFMARWLAWAMQQNNGDVLVVCGGWHAPALAKMWRECPQEINKPELPAQDEAVTGCYLTPYSEKRLDVLAGYLSGMPAPVWQNWCWQCGLQQAGEQLLKTVLTRLRQHHLPASTADMAAAHLHAMALAQLRGHTLPLRTDWLDAIAGSLIKEALNAPLPWSYRGVIHPDTDPILLTLIDTLAGDGFGKLAPSTPQPPLPKDVTCELERSKITLPSDLTLNRFTPDGLAQSQVLHRLAILEIPGIVRQQGSTLTLAGNGEERWKLTRPLSQHAALIEAACFGATLQEAARHKLEADMLDADGISSITTCLSQAALAGLASFSQQLLEQLTLLIAQENHFAEMGQALEVLYALWRLDEISGMQGAQILQTTLCAAIDRTLWLCESNGRPDEKEFHAHLHSWQALCHILRDLHSGVQLPGVSLSAAVALLERRSQAVHAPALDRGAALGALMRLEHPNASAEAALAMLAQLSPVQSGEALHGLLALARHQLACQPAFITGFSSHLNQLSDADFINALPDLRAAMAWLPPRERGTLAHQVLEHYQLAQLPVSALQMPLHCPPQAIAHHQQFEQQALASLQQWGVFHV, encoded by the coding sequence ATGAGCGAGCCGTTAATTGTCGGCATCCGGCATCATAGTCCGGCCTGCGCCCGGCTGGTGAAATCGTTAATCGAAAGCCAGCGGCCACGATACGTGTTGATTGAAGGCCCGGCTGATTTTAATGACCGGGTAGACGAACTGTTTTTAGCCCACCAGCTTCCGGTCGCTATTTACAGTTATTGCCAGTATCAGGACGGTGCGGCCCCCGGGCGTGGTGCCTGGACGCCATTTGCTGAATTTTCGCCGAAGTGGCAGGCGCTACAAGCCGCACGTCGTATTCAGGCACAAACTTACTTCATCGATTTGCCTTGCTGGGCGCAGAGTGAAGAAGAGGACGATTCGCCTGATACGCAAAAGGAAAGCCAGACCTTGCTGCTGCGTGCCACCCGCATGGATAACAGCGACACCCTGTGGGATCACTTGTTCGAAGATGAAAGCCAGCAAACTGCATTACCCTCTGCACTGGCGCACTATTTTGCCCAACTGCGCGGCGATTCCCCCGGCGATGCACTCAATCGTCAGCGCGAAGCCTTTATGGCCCGCTGGCTTGCATGGGCGATGCAGCAAAATAATGGCGACGTGTTAGTCGTCTGCGGCGGCTGGCACGCTCCTGCACTGGCAAAAATGTGGCGCGAATGTCCGCAGGAAATTAACAAGCCAGAATTGCCCGCACAGGATGAAGCCGTTACAGGTTGCTATCTCACGCCCTACAGTGAAAAGCGCCTTGATGTGCTGGCGGGATACCTTTCCGGTATGCCTGCCCCGGTCTGGCAAAACTGGTGCTGGCAGTGTGGCTTGCAGCAGGCGGGAGAACAACTGCTAAAAACGGTTCTTACCCGTTTGCGCCAGCACCACTTGCCTGCCTCAACCGCTGATATGGCTGCCGCTCATCTGCATGCGATGGCACTGGCACAGTTGCGCGGTCATACACTACCGTTACGCACTGACTGGCTGGATGCCATAGCAGGATCGCTGATTAAAGAAGCCCTGAATGCGCCGTTGCCGTGGAGCTATCGTGGCGTTATTCATCCCGATACCGATCCGATTCTGCTAACGTTGATAGACACATTAGCGGGTGACGGATTCGGTAAACTTGCCCCCTCCACGCCACAACCGCCTCTGCCAAAAGATGTCACCTGCGAACTGGAACGTAGCAAAATCACTCTTCCATCCGACCTGACGTTGAATCGCTTTACCCCCGATGGACTAGCGCAAAGTCAGGTGTTACATCGGCTGGCAATACTCGAGATCCCTGGGATTGTGCGCCAGCAGGGAAGTACACTGACACTTGCAGGTAACGGTGAAGAACGCTGGAAATTAACCCGCCCGCTTAGCCAGCATGCGGCATTGATTGAGGCCGCCTGCTTTGGTGCCACACTCCAGGAAGCCGCACGCCATAAATTAGAAGCCGATATGCTGGACGCAGATGGAATCAGCAGTATCACCACATGTCTTAGCCAGGCGGCGTTAGCGGGTCTGGCGTCCTTCAGTCAACAATTACTGGAGCAGCTCACATTATTAATCGCCCAGGAAAATCATTTTGCCGAAATGGGCCAGGCGCTGGAAGTGCTATATGCCTTATGGCGGCTGGATGAAATTAGCGGTATGCAAGGCGCGCAGATATTACAAACGACGTTATGCGCGGCTATCGATCGCACGCTGTGGCTATGTGAATCTAACGGCAGACCGGATGAAAAGGAGTTTCACGCTCACCTGCATAGCTGGCAAGCGTTGTGTCATATCCTGCGCGATCTGCATAGCGGTGTGCAGCTCCCCGGCGTTTCTCTTTCTGCGGCGGTGGCCTTACTGGAGCGCCGCAGTCAGGCGGTTCATGCCCCGGCACTGGATCGCGGCGCGGCTCTTGGCGCACTGATGCGTCTGGAACATCCCAACGCCAGTGCCGAAGCGGCGCTGGCGATGCTGGCGCAGTTATCCCCGGTACAATCCGGCGAGGCGCTGCACGGTTTGCTGGCATTAGCCCGTCATCAACTGGCCTGTCAGCCAGCATTTATCACCGGTTTCAGCAGTCATTTAAATCAACTGAGTGATGCCGATTTTATCAATGCCCTGCCCGATTTACGCGCGGCGATGGCCTGGCTACCACCACGAGAACGCGGGACGCTGGCGCATCAGGTGCTTGAGCATTATCAACTGGCGCAACTTCCCGTTTCGGCGCTGCAGATGCCGTTGCATTGCCCACCGCAAGCCATTGCACATCATCAACAATTTGAACAGCAGGCACTGGCATCGCTGCAACAATGGGGAGTTTTCCATGTCTGA
- a CDS encoding vWA domain-containing protein: MSELNDLLTTRELQRWRLILGEAAETTLCGLDDNARQIDHALEWLYGRDPERLQRGERSGGLGSSNLTTPEWINSIHTLFPQQVIERLESDAVLRYGIEDVVTNLDVLERMQPSESLLRAVLHTKHLMNPEVLVAARRIVRQVVEEIMTRLAKEVRQAFSGVRDRRRRSFIPLARNFDFKSTLRANLQHWHPQHGKLYIESPRFNSRIKRHSEQWQLVLLVDQSGSMVDSVIHSAVMAACLWQLPGIRTHLVAFDTSVVDLTADVADPVELLMKVQLGGGTNIASAVEYGRQLIEQPAKSVIILVSDFYEGSSSSLLTHQVKKCVQSGIKVLGLAALDSTATPCYDRDMAQALVNVGAQIAAMTPGELASWLAENLQS; the protein is encoded by the coding sequence ATGTCTGAACTGAACGATCTTCTGACCACCCGTGAGCTACAACGCTGGCGATTAATTCTTGGCGAAGCAGCAGAAACGACGCTTTGTGGGCTGGATGACAACGCCCGGCAGATAGACCACGCGCTGGAGTGGCTGTATGGGCGCGATCCTGAACGGCTCCAGCGTGGTGAACGTTCCGGTGGATTAGGTAGCTCAAATCTCACCACCCCTGAGTGGATCAACAGTATTCACACGCTGTTTCCGCAACAGGTGATTGAGCGGCTGGAAAGCGATGCAGTGCTGCGCTACGGCATTGAAGATGTGGTGACAAATCTCGACGTGCTGGAACGTATGCAGCCTTCTGAAAGCCTGCTACGCGCCGTTTTGCACACCAAACATCTGATGAATCCTGAAGTGCTGGTTGCCGCCCGCCGGATAGTGCGCCAGGTTGTTGAAGAAATTATGACGCGACTGGCAAAGGAAGTTCGTCAGGCTTTTTCTGGTGTCCGCGATCGCCGTCGCCGTTCATTTATTCCACTGGCGCGTAATTTCGATTTCAAAAGTACTCTGCGCGCCAACCTGCAACACTGGCACCCGCAACATGGCAAGTTGTATATCGAATCCCCCCGCTTTAACAGCCGTATTAAGCGCCACAGTGAACAATGGCAACTGGTCTTACTGGTTGATCAAAGCGGATCGATGGTCGATTCGGTGATCCACTCTGCGGTGATGGCGGCCTGTTTATGGCAGTTACCCGGCATTCGTACCCATCTGGTCGCTTTTGACACCAGCGTGGTTGATCTCACGGCAGACGTTGCCGATCCGGTAGAGTTATTAATGAAAGTACAATTAGGCGGCGGGACCAATATTGCCAGTGCCGTGGAGTATGGTCGGCAACTTATTGAACAACCAGCAAAAAGCGTCATTATCCTCGTGAGCGATTTTTATGAAGGGAGTTCATCATCATTGCTGACGCATCAGGTGAAAAAGTGTGTCCAGAGCGGCATCAAAGTGCTGGGACTGGCAGCGCTCGATAGCACCGCAACACCTTGCTATGACCGCGATATGGCCCAGGCGCTGGTTAATGTCGGCGCACAAATAGCCGCCATGACACCGGGCGAGCTGGCATCATGGCTTGCGGAGAATCTTCAGTCATGA
- a CDS encoding SWIM zinc finger family protein, protein MNSLRPELLELTPQALTALSNAGFVKRSLKELENGNIPEISHENGALIAIFSDGVRTQLANGHALKEAQCSCGASGMCRHRVMLVLSYQRLCATVQPTEKEEEWDPAIWLEELATLPDATRKRAQVLVAKGITIELFCTPGEIPSARLPMSDVRFYSRSSIRFARCDCIEGTLCEHVVLAVQAFVQAKAQQAEFNHLIWQMRSEHVTSSDDPFANDEGNACRQYVQQLSQALWLGGISQPLIHYEAAFSRALQAAEACNWRWVSESLRQLHASVDAFHARASHYHAGECLRQLAALNSRLNCAQEMARRDSVGEVPPMPWRTVVGAGIAGEAKLDHLRLVSLGMRCWQDIEQYGLRIWFTDPDTGSILHLSRSWPRSEQENAPAATRRLFSFQAGALAGGQIVSQAARRSAEGELLLATRNRLSSVVPLSPDAWQMLGAPLRQPGIVALREYLHQRPPVCVRPLNQVDNLFILPVAECISLGWDSSRQTLDAQVISGEGENNVLTLSLPASACAPFATERMAALLQQQDDPVCLVSGFVSFVEGQLTLEPRVMMTQTRAWALDAETAPVAPLPSASVLPVPSTAHQLLMRCQALLIQLLHNGWRYQEQSIISQAELLAIDLTATGFYRLAHVLKQLRNSEGETLAEELNNCVLLCKQLLLMLEQQGGKNAFY, encoded by the coding sequence ATGAATTCACTACGTCCGGAATTATTAGAACTGACACCACAGGCACTGACAGCGTTAAGCAATGCCGGTTTTGTTAAGCGCAGTCTTAAGGAACTGGAAAATGGCAACATCCCGGAAATCAGCCATGAGAACGGCGCTTTAATCGCCATCTTCAGTGACGGTGTCCGTACCCAACTGGCGAACGGTCATGCACTGAAGGAGGCTCAGTGCAGCTGCGGGGCCAGCGGCATGTGCCGTCATCGCGTGATGCTGGTATTAAGTTATCAACGACTTTGTGCCACCGTTCAGCCCACGGAAAAAGAAGAAGAGTGGGATCCGGCAATCTGGCTGGAAGAACTGGCTACCCTGCCCGATGCCACCCGCAAACGCGCACAGGTGTTGGTCGCTAAAGGTATCACCATTGAGTTGTTCTGTACGCCGGGCGAAATTCCCTCTGCCCGTTTACCGATGAGTGACGTCCGTTTTTATTCCCGCAGCAGCATTCGCTTCGCACGCTGTGATTGCATTGAAGGAACACTTTGCGAACATGTCGTACTGGCAGTACAGGCCTTTGTCCAGGCCAAAGCGCAGCAAGCGGAATTTAACCATTTGATCTGGCAGATGCGCAGCGAACACGTCACATCATCTGACGATCCGTTTGCCAACGACGAGGGCAACGCGTGTCGTCAATATGTTCAGCAATTAAGTCAGGCATTATGGCTGGGCGGCATCAGCCAGCCGCTCATCCATTACGAGGCAGCATTCAGCCGTGCATTGCAGGCGGCAGAGGCCTGCAACTGGCGATGGGTAAGTGAATCGCTACGACAACTGCACGCCAGCGTTGATGCCTTCCACGCCCGCGCCAGCCACTATCATGCCGGAGAATGCTTACGTCAGCTTGCGGCATTAAACAGTCGATTAAATTGCGCACAAGAGATGGCGCGGCGCGACAGTGTTGGTGAAGTTCCTCCTATGCCGTGGCGCACGGTCGTTGGCGCTGGCATTGCCGGAGAAGCAAAGCTTGATCATCTGCGACTGGTGTCTTTAGGTATGCGTTGCTGGCAGGATATTGAGCAGTATGGTTTACGCATCTGGTTCACCGATCCCGACACCGGCAGTATTTTGCACCTTTCGCGCAGTTGGCCGAGAAGTGAACAAGAAAACGCGCCTGCGGCAACACGTCGGCTGTTTAGTTTTCAGGCTGGCGCACTGGCAGGTGGGCAAATTGTTTCACAAGCCGCGCGTCGCAGTGCCGAAGGCGAGCTGCTGTTAGCTACCCGCAACCGCTTAAGCAGTGTTGTCCCACTGTCGCCTGATGCCTGGCAAATGCTGGGGGCACCGTTGCGCCAGCCAGGCATTGTGGCTCTGCGGGAATACTTACACCAGCGCCCGCCAGTCTGCGTCCGGCCGCTTAATCAGGTGGATAATTTATTTATTCTGCCAGTGGCGGAGTGTATTTCGCTGGGATGGGACAGCAGCCGCCAGACGCTGGATGCGCAGGTGATTAGCGGCGAAGGTGAAAATAATGTGCTGACGTTATCGCTGCCAGCCTCTGCCTGCGCGCCCTTTGCCACTGAACGCATGGCGGCACTTTTACAACAGCAGGATGATCCTGTGTGTCTGGTTTCTGGATTCGTCAGTTTTGTTGAAGGACAGTTAACGCTGGAACCTCGAGTGATGATGACCCAAACCAGAGCCTGGGCGCTGGATGCTGAAACTGCGCCTGTGGCACCACTACCTTCCGCCAGCGTTCTTCCTGTGCCGTCCACCGCTCATCAGTTGCTGATGCGCTGTCAGGCGTTGCTCATTCAATTGCTACACAACGGCTGGCGCTATCAGGAACAGAGCATCATTAGTCAGGCTGAGTTGCTGGCAATAGATTTAACCGCGACGGGGTTTTATCGGCTGGCGCATGTGTTGAAGCAATTGCGCAATTCGGAAGGCGAGACACTGGCAGAAGAATTGAATAACTGTGTTTTACTCTGCAAACAGTTGTTGCTGATGCTTGAGCAACAAGGAGGAAAAAATGCTTTTTATTAA
- a CDS encoding YehR family lipoprotein, which translates to MKAFNKLFSLVVASVLVFSLAGCGDKEESKKFSANLNGTEIAITYVYKGDKVIKQSSETKIQFATIGATTKEDAAKKLEPLSAKYKNIPGVEEKLTYTDTYAQENVNIDMEKVDLKALQGISGIKMGDEDTSKGVSMKQIELVMAAAGFKEVK; encoded by the coding sequence ATGAAGGCTTTCAACAAGCTGTTTTCCCTCGTTGTTGCATCTGTTCTGGTTTTCTCTCTCGCTGGCTGTGGTGACAAAGAAGAATCAAAGAAATTTAGTGCCAATCTGAACGGTACTGAAATTGCCATTACCTATGTCTACAAAGGCGACAAAGTGATTAAGCAATCTTCAGAAACCAAAATTCAGTTTGCAACCATTGGTGCAACCACCAAAGAAGATGCAGCTAAGAAACTTGAGCCATTAAGCGCCAAATACAAAAACATTCCGGGCGTTGAAGAAAAATTAACCTATACCGATACTTACGCGCAGGAAAATGTAAATATCGATATGGAAAAAGTTGATCTGAAAGCCCTGCAGGGCATTTCCGGTATCAAGATGGGCGATGAAGATACCAGCAAAGGTGTCAGCATGAAGCAGATTGAACTGGTCATGGCTGCTGCTGGCTTTAAAGAAGTGAAATAA